The Anopheles maculipalpis chromosome 3RL, idAnoMacuDA_375_x, whole genome shotgun sequence genomic sequence ataataattttatacgGTATATCGGCTTATACACAGGTAGGCAGCTAAAATATTGTAACACCGGTAATAAATGGTACCCCTTTGCAGGGCGGGTGGATATTACGGATTAAGTTAAAGAATCCTCTCTTGATCGTTCCGCTAGATTGTTGGTAAGAGAttcttcttggtttttttgtttgttattttacttTCTGCGTTGTTTTGATATTAAATGCTAATAGTATAATTGCCCCATTTTTCGGGCTTCGGGTTGGTTTTGACTTGCTGTTTTCTTATTCTCGATATTGTTCATCAATTTGTTCCACCATGCTTATCTGGTTTATCCTAACTTGcgcttgttttttctttacgaATTAAACGAAGTTTAAGTTTCTTCTTATGCTTCTTTAACCTTTTGACGTAACTGACTGGTTTAGTAAgttagtttgcttttttcttggtttCGGTCGCTGTCTTACTTATGTTAAAGCTGggtttaattaatattttgttctCGTTTAGCATTAgttttttcaattctctccGATAGTGTTTAGCGCTTTTCGAACTTTGCATTACACCGCCACTTCAGACAGACATGTCTCGCTTGTATTTGTAGTAGATATGTTGAATGGTATGTGTGCATTTCTCCGGATCTTACGCTGCGGGATGTCTTACTAATGCATACTTGTTGTTCCTGTAACGGTAGCGGTTATGGTTTGCCCATTCCGGAATCCCTATATATTTTAACAAGCGACACACATACGTCGTCCTAGagttagtagtagtagtggtaaaTCGTTTACGCCGAatttcaaaagaaaagtgttttcctcttcaacgttttcttttcttcgggACTTGAGTATTTAGCGTgcaaaggatatttaaacCGTGTCCAGTTTCTGGTAGCTACTTCTAATTTTTAACGGGATTTTATCTCAAATCAGTAAATGATCTTCGGATTATACTAAGGTTTTATAGTAAATGAACTGATTTGGTAGCAAATAAACGAGCTGTGTTCAGTTGGTATAGTGAGTGGACTGAGTTCTTGCTATAAAACCTCTTAATGTCCTTCGCTCGTATTTTAGTAATCATTTTTGTAAGAATATTCATTCAGGGAAAAGTATTAACGCAGCAATCAAAATGTGATTAACACATCGATAAGCTAGAAAAATCTCTCATCTTACACGGAGCTCTTGAAACCTAGTGCATGTGGCTGAATGCTTTGAAGGTGATGCTAAATGTATCATTTTTGAGGATTCTTACAGTTTCATTGTTCTGTTGAAACATGAATGAAGCATCTAGTAAATTTAGTAAGAATTATGACCCCATTCCCGGAATGAGTCTATAGAAACTGGACACAGTGAATAAGCTGGCTTGAAACAAGGGACACTCCTTTCCCAACTTTCCgttatgcgagctgctggttagcttggtcgtttttttttcttctttaaattACAACAGTCTTGAACACTTCGAGCCGTTTTCAAAATTAAGCATCCGCATTATAGCACCACTCCAAATCGATTACTAGCACACTTGACAGACATTCGAGGAACAAGATAAGCCATACACGTGCTGCAATGCTAGCAAATATGCGTTTAGCAAACGTGCGCGCcaaaaccataaacaaaacgataacaaaatggaaaaagcaTACATTTCACCGAAAAGAAATTCACCTGAAtttctgctgtgtgtgtgctggacGGTACCAATCAATAATATTATATTATCACAGGGAAACCGGTAAACCTGTCGTCATCCGTTGCCGAAAAAGTCGCACACGACAAAGCCGTTCATTAGTATGCGCATCATATCGGTCGGATCGGTtaaactactgctgctgctctggtggtggtggtggtgaaaccCTTCGGGTTGAAAATAGGAATGGATCTTGCGGGCGATCATATACATGACTAGACAATTGTTACACATATTAATGCAATGATGCTGAaacgcaaaaagcaaaaccaatccCTCACTCTGGTTCGGTCTTTCCTTCGATTTTACAAACTATCTTTTATATactattttattataatatcGCATTAACAGAGGCCACACTAAACGCAAAGTATAGTAGCAACGAAGAAAgcactgttttttgttttgccctgTGATTGTCAGAAAGCAAGGGAATCGATGTAGGGAATGATGTACAGCGATACGACAGAACCAAAAGAAATCCGAAACGAAATGGTTAACAAAAATCGAGCTATAATTTGAGTATTTTACAACCTCGCTCAGAAGCAAATGAATACGGTAGTACGGTGAAACGGGTTCAAAATGATTGTCAATTAATCGGTGTACCTAGGATCCACGGATGGGTTTGTCGATCATCGACGATGAGGTGTGTATGAGGTGGTTCTTTTACTGCTTAATGTTGAGTGATGTAGCGCGCAGAGTAAAAGCATGCAAAACGGGTTTGTTAACTACAAGCGACTGCTTTTAGTTGTGCGGCATCATAATCTCGTTACCAGAACGCGCTCCGTGTTTTATCAAGTCTTTTGattcaaatttcctttttgccCCGTTTCTTTTTGGCGATCAGCTGGCGCAACCTGAAGCTGAAATGCGCTGAAGCTGATGTAAATTctgaagcaaaacaatcaattaCAAGTGTTTTGGCCCTGCTTTTAGTCATAatggtcgtttttttcttttgttttaaggTGGCTCTACACTCGGCGGGatttaaaaaaggttttagTTTATATATTAGACCgagatgaaaaaaattgtAGGAATCATGAGACACTCTAGTTTGAAAGTCAAAGATCAGTCAAAAGACGATTATcaggaacaaaaaatgttcaatGCTGGCCGACAtcaaagtttaaaaataattcggTCCACTTTAAACGCAGGTTTGATTTATGGATGTATTTAaacacaataacaaaaaactttcttcCAAACTTCCAATCAAAGGAAATAGGAGATCGAGGGAATCATCATTATGATACGGAAGACCAACGGATTGCCGCATCTTTCGCGGCGGCAATTCTCTCCTTTTCAATGTTGACGGACAACAAAACCTTCAAATGCTTTGTGAATTTTACGCAATATTTAAGATCCTATGGAGCGACCTCTGTGATGATACGACTGACCATTAGGAAACCATGCCTGGAGTAGTGGGCTAAACACTCCGCAAATACAGacaaatgcaataaatttgatagccaaaaaactgcaaaacaaacgacTGTATCGAATTCTGTcaaatgtgtaaaataatttttcaaacttcCGAAAATCACCTTCCGTTTCTGGCTATCCCCCCGAGTGTACTACCCCcttaaaatgaattatttttataattttactcTAAATATGCCGCAATTTTCCGTGCATATGTACCTTTCATTTCGTTTCATATCACTCGCAGCTTTTTCCTCACATTCATTACTTATTTTTAGCTACTAATTACCAAAATGTATCGCGTTTTAACGTGTCTAATGCTGCCTTAATTCGTTAGTGTATGAGTAAACGAGTTCACTTATATAGAACCAAGCGTCTATATATAAACTATATACAAAGCATATACAAAGGGTTACACCATAGACTAAGCAAAATTTAAGTGCATCTCAcattaaaactaattttcttccaaattttTGTCAATGAAATATATACATACAGCCGCACAAAACgaatggaaataaaacatatgCACAGCACAgtgtaacagaaaaaaacagggaCGAAAACGAATAAGacggcacaaaaaaacaatcaacccGTACCTTTCCTCTTATCCTCTAGCCCCAGTAAACCCACCGATTGGCCGATTCGATTGTTGATCACAACTGTTCACTGAACCTTCGACTCGTACTTCGGATTACCGTAGTACCTCCTCCTCGTTCTATGCCACCGTATTTTTGCGAGAGAATAGAAAATCCTATCCTCTATCTCTTTGCATTCCTTCTTCCATTTAATCGTCTACAAGCCGTTCACccataaaaaaagaactataATCATGAAACAAACTGGTGATAACACCGAGTTAGTAATAAGAGGCGTGTGTTGTGAAGGTGAGGAAACTTCGAAAAAGCACAATCAACCCACCTTGCCTTTACAACAATCGATAAGGTGAGTAACGATAAAAGTATAATTGTTCACCGCACGAGTTGTTAACAAAAAAGGGTAACTTAACACAATTGTGTTATCACATGACTCATTCgtatcaaaattttgaaatttgatcgaaaaaaaagcaaatatacTTGCAACGGTTAAGAATTTATACGGTGGTTGTGCTTGGAACGTATTTACATTCAATAACTACTAGCATCGACAGGCAGCCAGCGACATTGCCATGTGTGTATTTCTTATAACTCTTTTTAAACTAATACTTGTTCGTAGGCGCCGAGACGTTTTTAGCCAATTTTGCTACCAAGCGATTCGAATGGACAACACAAAGAAAagctgaaaaaataaaattcgagAAAGTGCCTTGCTTCAATTCTATCGCATCCCTCCTCCCCCCTGGATAACTGTTGATGCGgaaaagtagttttttttttggagtataAAAATCTACCTCCCGCGAGGAACAACGGCTTAATCCTCGGTGAACGGATGTTCCGACGTGTCGCTAATGTTTTTCCGAcgattttccaatattttggTCGACTGCTCGAGCGTTTCCAGATAGTACAGGTTGGCCAGCTCCTGGTTGGAGTAGTTGCTTTCATCGTACCCGAACGTCATACCGAGTATGATGTTGAACGCACACGTATCATACTCGTGACATCCGGAGTATCGGTAcagtggttttttgttgtacttgcAGCCACCAGTTTGTGCGCCTGCGAAGAAGATGATCAATGCAGATGATTAATTTATGTGTGCAAAGTCTCATTTAGTCTCGACGCTGCTGACTCAACGTACCGATCGGATGCAAACACTCCAAGGTTAACGCACAGCGCACCCACGGCAGCAGGACCTTATCGTTAACGGTCGCACTGTTGCGAAAGAACACAAACTCGAGTGACGTCATCGGCAGAAAGTAAAAGTTATCGACCGCAATCTCAAAGTACTCAAACATCTTCGGATGTGTCCGGCTGGTGACGGGCTGTTTCGTGGCACATCCAAGCACACCGGACGTACTGTTTTCGGCACGCAACCGTACATCCTCGAGCTCGCGCACCGTATTGCTACCCTTCAACCGTACGCTGTTCTCGGTGAAAAGGATCAGCTTCGAACGGGCCAACGCATCGTGTATGATGATCGGCCGAAACGCGTGCATACTCCGGTCGGCAACATGTGCTGGGAGTTTGCTCAGATCGTACGTTATCACAGTGCAGTGTGTGGTCGAGGTACTGTTACACGAACCCTGCAGGATGTGCAGATCGGACTCGGCAAGTCCCAGATCGTACACCAGCAGTGGCTGGGCGGGAAGTTTCATCGCAACGTTCTGCACGTACAGCAGTGCCGATGCGATATCACCCGGGAGGGCGTATGTGACGATGGTGAAGTTGGCCCGATTGCTTGCATTGTACAGGGGTTGCGTGAATCCGAGCTGGGCGAGATACTTTGGATCGACTTCCGGGCGTGGATCGGAGTTGGATTCACGGAGATTTTTCTGCAAGTATCACAGCAATTACGtgagtacaaaaaataaaatcaatctcTCCCTTAAACTTACCTTAAAGTTACGAAACTGCTGATGCGTCTGGGTGACGATGTTTTTCAACGAATCATTCTGCTGACCGGCGGAACCGAACAGGATCAGTAGAAAGGTGGTCATAAGCACGCACGTCAGTATCAGCAGGAATGGTTTCGTTCTCATGATTCCTGCTTTCGTTCCCAAACTGCCGTCCTGCAATCGGTGTGATCCTGCTGTGTGTTGGTATGTCCGTTCCTACcttcgcttttttgtttcttaacaAAGTTTGAAATAAGAATTCACACTCTATTAACAaggctgctgctgtggcttCTGCTTCAACGACGCTAGAACCGTTGCCGTGCACGGATACTAAAGAGATTCAAGGTttgtggcgatgatgatgatgggggcCATGAAAAATAGACCAAAAGTGAGAGAacagagaagggaaaaaaataagcaaataatCAAATCAACATTTACTCTGTGTATCAGCAGGTAAACAACATTAGTGATAAAGCAGCACAAGCGCAAACTTCGACCTCCGGATAAAGCGTCTTCGTTCGCATAATTTCCCAAGGGACCGACTGGACTGGGGGTGCCCGATTTACCAAACAAATTCTTCGCAAATCGATGAACAATTTGATTGACAGCCGAGTTACGAGGGGCACCGTAACACAATCGTCTCGACATAGTCGGTCTACGACTTATCACACCAACAGTTTAGTAACGCTGTTCACTTACATTAAAAAACTGTCGATTTCAGCTAAATCCGCATTATTTAACCTATTTAGACACAACTTAATTAGCCTCATAAATCCTTAAAAGTAAGTGCGCATCATGTCCAGTCCAATGACAAACTTTGTGCCCCTCTTTAAGCAGGAGAGTATAGTATGACTCCAGTCCAGTACAGTCGAACTATCTCAGGACCCAACACATGTAATGTGACTCATTAAAAGTCTCCAGCACCCTTAAGCAACATGCTCCTCTTTATGTCGGCACGTGGCAGCGGGTCACAGCAGTGAGACGCATTTAATGACCGATTAGATCGGCCTATATCTGGAGTGCATGTGTCCAGGGCTTCGAGTGAAACGAATGACTCTCGGTTGCACTACTTGGAGgctgaaaataatttctaagaACACGCAATTCCTCCCAAAGGGTGCCTCCCGCTTTCTTTAACGATTCCATTCGAAGTTACTTATTGCTCTTGTAAATCATATTTTGAGTTGATAAGAATGATGTTAGTcgtgtgtttatttaaaaagtattAGCTCACCCCGGAAAGAGAACCAATTTCTACGCATGCAAATGGACAGCTCTTCAAGACCGTTGTCCAACATTTTCTACGACTCTGATTACAAGTCCAGATGGTTTCATTGCACAACATTACACCCATTACCTGAGCCTGGGGGAGGGCTTGATCCAATCACAACCAGTCGTCCCTTTTTCCTATCTTACCCGTTGCAATCGGAACGGAGCCGCAACGCGATGTATCGGAAAATTGTAGGTGCGTGTCAACCCGTCGTCATCGGTTTCATAATCTGGACGGACTGATGTTGGGGTTGACTCTCCTGCCTGTACCCATCTATTAACGCTTTAACAGGACCCGACAAGGACCAGGGTATTGGGTGGCGACGAGAGTGAACAGTAAAGTCGTGTTAGAAAATGGCGATttaatgtttcgttttccgTCCGAGCAGTATAGTGGAAAAAGTGTGAACGAACGAAAGGATAGTAATGTTGCCGCCGTCGTTCGGCTCGATGAGATCGACGAAGACGAGATATGATAAGAGTAACAACTAACCCCGGGAATGTAATACGAGACCGAGTAGTAAACTCATATTTTATTGATAACGTTAACAGGAGGACTGTGCTGGAGTAATTTGATTATCTAAATTAAATGAAGCTCGTTTAGGATTCATCCTTGGAGGCAATCCCAATAACTTCAATTGTGCTGATCTCTGCAACAACTCTTCTTCCACCACACGCCGTGACACAGGGTTACGCATCAAATGATCAAGTTTACTAGTAGAAATAAAACATCTCAGGGAGTCCCACATCGTACCGATGCAAATGAAGTGCCGAAACGGTGACCTTATGTGCAACTGTCCCCAGTCTCCTGAGGCCGAGGCAAGTTTATTTAATAGCgccttttgtgtttttctacTACTGCTAGTACTGGGCGGTGGTGGTTGTAATTGATATAAGGGCCCCCTAGCCTtggggggtgggagggggtggtgggTTGCTAATTAAATGGCAGTTAATTCTGCCCTGTCTGCTATGTGCGACGCAACGCGCATTCTTTCAATAGTGTTCTTGGTGCGCGGGTTGTAAGGATCGTTAAAATAGAAACCAGAAATTAATTGTCCCCTCTCGGATCTCCTGTACCCTCGCGGCGAAACATCCGCAGATACGACGTATGTGTATGAGAATAGGTTTCAATAATAGCACAACTTGAATATCTCGAACCCCTTTGGGGAGTACTTGTATCGCTTTGCATGAGCAAAATCCCTTATGTACATAAAAGTGCAGCCGAAACGAACTGATAAAGCTAGCCAGCAAGCCCAAGTAACAGCCACAGGGATTCCCAACAGCGGATTGCATCAGTCCGAAGAATTTAACTAGCAAATCAGTACTGCCCATCGGTATGACGATAAGCTAAGCAGAGAGAggctaaaaaaataaaataaaacaaactctaGAGTCTACAACTAGCTGGGCATAGGAGTATCGGATCGGATTTACCGAACTTGGATAACGCGCGGCGATAGATCTGGTAGTTACACTCAGCAAGAAAAAGCACAGCTGACGCAAAATTACACCCTTTTTTCCGCCGGGGGTTGGCTGGCCCCCGGATCGGTTAATTGACTTTTTATCGTACACGTAACAAGTACTCGTACACATTACACTTAGAGCATATTATTGTGTACGACACCGGGTCGGGTGTAGGGATACTGAAATCTTCGCTCGTTCGCTTATCAGACTGGCAGTTGAAAACATCCAAAAACATATGCTTCTTCGCCGGCTCCCGAAGCCGGTTTCTTATCTTAAACTGGCGCGCGTGGTTACCTTCTTTACACCCCATTTTGCTTAAACTTCGATATAAATCTAAATGCTACCGGgaagtgaaaaaagaaaagcaagagaCGATACAGCCGATAAACGCGCCACATTCCACATTCCAAACATTCACCTAGATAAGTTGCgaaatgttttgttaaaaaaacaaataacccAGCaaggtttcttttcttttttttttttgttgagagaTTTTGTCGAGAGCCTTCTCCAAACATTCTTTCGCAAGCAAGCGCAAGGGCGCAGCTAAAACGTTTACAGATTTGAGAAACTTTTGCAATGAATTCTGCCGACAATGAATCACAAAATGGAGCATGTTGTGACACAAAGTAATCGGAAGTAAAGTAAGGAGGTTGGGGTTAGAGGGAAAATCGTATTTATATTAGTCTGCAGTGTAAAGCAGCACGAAACCACCACTGTCGGACCACTCACCGCACAATGGGAGTTTATGGGGAAgtaatttaacaaacaaattattttccttaaaCACGAAGACTTAAGTGAAAATTGTATCAATTATATCCCtgttttaacgtttttttttactgtgtcaattaaattcaaacacaTTGAACTACTTAGCAATAAAACCagatagtttttgtttttctaacctTGGGGTCCAAAGTCTCGAGAGGTTTAGTAGACGTGCTATTACAGATGAACCTTGAATTCGTTTTACCGATAGAAGGTAGAAAAATAACGTGAAACATctcttaaaaaatgtaaaatgtgtCCAACGAATTTTGTACAAATCCAGAAATGTTTGTTACTGATTCTGCAGTCGTGTAGATGGATGACTAATTCTAAATCACATGGCTGTTACGCTTTAACAGATAAACAATTCGATTCAGCATCTCTCAGGGTGATGCGTTACTGTCTTATCTAATTTTTAGTTCAGCTAGTCAAACCGGTACGTGCATGCTAGACAAACCTTCAATGCA encodes the following:
- the LOC126564913 gene encoding uncharacterized protein LOC126564913; the protein is MRTKPFLLILTCVLMTTFLLILFGSAGQQNDSLKNIVTQTHQQFRNFKKNLRESNSDPRPEVDPKYLAQLGFTQPLYNASNRANFTIVTYALPGDIASALLYVQNVAMKLPAQPLLVYDLGLAESDLHILQGSCNSTSTTHCTVITYDLSKLPAHVADRSMHAFRPIIIHDALARSKLILFTENSVRLKGSNTVRELEDVRLRAENSTSGVLGCATKQPVTSRTHPKMFEYFEIAVDNFYFLPMTSLEFVFFRNSATVNDKVLLPWVRCALTLECLHPIGAQTGGCKYNKKPLYRYSGCHEYDTCAFNIILGMTFGYDESNYSNQELANLYYLETLEQSTKILENRRKNISDTSEHPFTED